From Proteiniborus sp. MB09-C3, the proteins below share one genomic window:
- a CDS encoding DUF2508 family protein, with protein sequence MDKFKNKEVRATEFHKNINRFLGRLKNNFVANEINEYEKFLEQLNQAHEEWHDAELYFQSVTESDLIDYAIYKMQASKTKYVYLLKQAKKMGIKAENVDNSL encoded by the coding sequence GTGGATAAATTTAAAAATAAGGAGGTAAGGGCTACAGAATTTCACAAAAATATTAATCGCTTTCTAGGTAGACTAAAGAATAATTTTGTAGCAAATGAAATTAATGAGTATGAAAAGTTCTTGGAGCAGCTAAATCAAGCCCATGAGGAATGGCATGATGCAGAACTATATTTTCAAAGCGTGACGGAGTCTGATTTAATAGACTATGCAATATACAAAATGCAGGCTTCAAAAACAAAATATGTTTATTTATTAAAACAAGCGAAGAAGATGGGAATTAAAGCTGAAAATGTAGATAATAGCTTGTAA
- a CDS encoding 50S ribosomal protein L25 has product MKEAKLKAEIRNNAGRRNCSKLRAEGYIPGVIYSQGEDTQSIKLENKELNRIINRYGSTGTIDLEIADEITPVLIKEVQRHPIKDIVLHVDFQKLSADKKVRLRIPVAVQGRESVEVRTSGVIEQQLMEVELQCLPKFIPQYVTVDVSNLEFGDVIKLSDLDISKDENYEIFTELDEVIVSLTASSKHEEVEEKEVPIYESEKSILDE; this is encoded by the coding sequence ATGAAAGAAGCTAAATTAAAAGCGGAAATTAGAAACAATGCTGGAAGAAGAAATTGTAGCAAACTTAGAGCAGAAGGATATATTCCAGGGGTAATATATAGCCAGGGTGAAGACACTCAATCTATTAAGCTTGAGAATAAAGAGTTAAATAGAATTATAAACAGATACGGAAGTACTGGAACAATTGATTTAGAAATAGCAGATGAAATAACTCCTGTACTGATTAAAGAGGTACAAAGGCATCCAATAAAAGATATTGTATTACATGTGGATTTTCAGAAGCTATCAGCTGACAAAAAAGTTAGACTTCGTATACCAGTAGCTGTTCAAGGAAGAGAGTCTGTAGAAGTAAGGACATCAGGAGTTATAGAACAGCAGCTTATGGAAGTAGAACTACAATGTTTACCTAAATTTATCCCTCAATACGTCACTGTGGATGTTTCTAATCTTGAATTTGGAGATGTAATAAAACTTTCAGACCTTGATATTTCTAAGGATGAAAACTATGAAATATTTACGGAGCTAGATGAAGTAATAGTGTCCTTAACAGCTAGCAGTAAGCATGAAGAAGTTGAGGAAAAAGAAGTTCCTATTTATGAAAGTGAAAAAAGTATATTAGATGAATAA
- a CDS encoding sigma factor G inhibitor Gin codes for MKPICQICNGAENNGINLLGLHLCKGCLEAISETEIGDIRYEYYKSVIKKIWLDYIIEYC; via the coding sequence GTGAAGCCTATTTGTCAGATATGTAATGGCGCAGAAAATAACGGAATAAATTTGCTAGGTTTACATTTATGCAAAGGATGCTTGGAAGCAATATCAGAAACAGAGATTGGAGATATAAGGTACGAATACTATAAATCTGTAATTAAGAAAATATGGCTTGATTACATAATTGAATACT
- a CDS encoding pro-sigmaK processing inhibitor BofA family protein, with amino-acid sequence MGLDIELSVILAYAAGLILLYFIGWILIIPIRYLVKLIINGVIGGVLLFLVNLLGGFIGVHIAINPITAIIAGLLGVPGVILLIVLQYIL; translated from the coding sequence ATGGGTTTGGATATAGAGTTAAGTGTTATACTTGCTTATGCTGCGGGCTTAATACTTTTATATTTTATAGGATGGATTCTCATTATTCCGATAAGATACTTAGTAAAATTAATAATAAATGGTGTAATAGGTGGAGTTCTCTTGTTCTTAGTTAACTTATTAGGAGGATTTATAGGTGTGCATATAGCTATCAATCCAATAACAGCCATTATAGCAGGTCTTTTAGGTGTACCTGGTGTCATATTGCTTATAGTCCTTCAATATATATTATAA
- a CDS encoding DUF4870 domain-containing protein yields MDNDNKASDKEKSSLGMEENIAALLSYVLGFITGIIFYVLEKDSKFVKFHAMQSIIYSIGLMVLSFILGFIPIVGWIISLIIGPLSLILWIILMIKAYKYEYFKLPIIGDMAEKQAN; encoded by the coding sequence ATGGATAACGATAATAAAGCTTCAGACAAAGAAAAAAGCTCATTAGGAATGGAAGAAAATATTGCTGCACTATTAAGCTATGTTTTAGGATTTATTACAGGAATTATTTTTTATGTACTAGAGAAAGACAGTAAATTTGTAAAATTCCATGCAATGCAGTCGATTATTTATAGTATTGGACTTATGGTATTATCATTTATACTAGGCTTTATACCTATTGTTGGATGGATTATATCTCTAATTATAGGACCTCTTAGCTTGATACTATGGATTATACTGATGATTAAGGCATACAAATATGAGTATTTTAAGCTTCCTATAATAGGCGATATGGCTGAAAAACAAGCCAACTAG
- a CDS encoding protease complex subunit PrcB family protein: MNMKKIIGLVLITVLGLSLFTACSTAKNTSAVIGDIDFEVVGSDVLTDSKLEEWYNENYKKEGIFSIDSKEHKYILVGAGEEPTGGYSVEITSVVGKEDSISVDAKVNAPTPEQMVTEAITYPNTLIRISKDSRKVEFGEFLKAVVEEDSEDTVEGTGIFVGLADSNSCEIKVDGEATPFRLSEEVKEAAGSLEMNQKVKFSYYLNEYEQMVITEIEIIED, from the coding sequence ATGAATATGAAAAAAATAATAGGATTAGTGCTGATAACAGTTCTTGGTTTATCATTGTTTACTGCATGCTCAACAGCTAAAAATACATCTGCTGTAATTGGAGATATTGATTTTGAAGTAGTAGGCTCAGATGTATTAACAGATAGCAAATTAGAAGAATGGTACAATGAAAACTATAAAAAAGAAGGAATTTTTTCTATTGACTCTAAAGAACATAAATACATTTTAGTAGGTGCTGGAGAAGAGCCTACTGGTGGCTATTCTGTAGAGATTACATCTGTAGTTGGAAAAGAAGACTCTATTTCAGTTGATGCTAAGGTAAATGCTCCAACTCCAGAGCAAATGGTTACTGAGGCTATAACTTATCCAAATACATTAATAAGAATTTCAAAGGATTCAAGAAAAGTAGAGTTCGGAGAATTCCTAAAAGCTGTTGTAGAAGAAGATTCTGAAGATACTGTTGAGGGAACAGGAATATTCGTTGGACTTGCTGACAGCAATTCCTGCGAAATAAAAGTAGATGGCGAAGCTACTCCATTTAGACTTTCAGAAGAAGTAAAGGAAGCTGCAGGAAGCTTAGAGATGAACCAAAAAGTAAAATTCTCTTATTACTTAAATGAATATGAGCAGATGGTTATTACAGAAATTGAAATAATAGAAGATTAG